One Polaribacter sp. KT25b DNA segment encodes these proteins:
- a CDS encoding MFS transporter gives MKKLFRNYINTFKGLSKEVWWLSLITLINRAGTMVIPFLSLYLTKDLNFSLSDVGWIMSFFGLGSVIGTWLGGKLTDKIGYYKVMFVSLILTGILFVLLQYLTTFKEFCAGIFLVMLVADSFRPAMFVALSAYSKLENKTRSVTLIRLAINLGFSAGPAIGGLIIVGIGYQGLFWVDGITCALAAVLLLQVLHPKKAKVQDDVKVQNPVSAYKDKAFWVFFVAMFIFGFVFLQYFSTIPLYYKDVRFLSELEIGLLMGFNGFFIFLFEMPLIKWLENPKNSKIKLVLIGLFLVAISFVVLNSTSWMGILIVGMFLMTVGEMIAFPFSNAFAVQRAKKGNQGEYMALYAIAFSLSHIFSHNSGMHLVAKFGFEVTFNFLTIFGLIGVAILFWLMILLKKEKTV, from the coding sequence ATGAAAAAACTATTTCGCAATTATATCAATACTTTTAAAGGCCTTTCTAAAGAAGTTTGGTGGTTATCATTAATTACTCTTATTAACAGAGCAGGCACAATGGTCATTCCGTTTTTGTCTTTATATCTTACCAAAGATCTTAACTTTTCTTTGTCTGATGTTGGCTGGATTATGTCTTTTTTTGGTTTAGGCTCTGTTATTGGTACTTGGCTTGGTGGTAAATTAACAGACAAAATTGGCTATTATAAAGTAATGTTTGTTAGTTTGATTTTAACAGGAATTTTGTTTGTTTTATTACAATATTTAACAACTTTTAAAGAATTTTGTGCAGGAATATTTTTAGTAATGTTAGTTGCAGATTCTTTTAGACCAGCAATGTTTGTGGCTTTAAGTGCGTATAGTAAACTAGAAAATAAAACACGTTCTGTAACTTTAATTCGTTTGGCAATTAATTTAGGTTTTTCTGCTGGGCCAGCAATTGGCGGATTAATCATTGTAGGTATTGGGTATCAAGGTTTGTTTTGGGTAGATGGAATTACCTGTGCGTTGGCTGCTGTTTTATTGCTGCAAGTTTTACATCCGAAGAAAGCAAAAGTGCAAGATGATGTAAAAGTACAGAATCCTGTTTCTGCTTATAAAGACAAAGCTTTTTGGGTGTTTTTTGTAGCGATGTTTATCTTCGGATTTGTGTTTTTACAATACTTTTCTACCATTCCGTTATATTATAAAGATGTTCGTTTTTTATCAGAATTAGAAATTGGTTTGTTAATGGGCTTTAATGGATTTTTTATTTTCTTGTTTGAAATGCCGTTGATTAAGTGGTTAGAAAATCCGAAGAATTCAAAAATTAAATTGGTTTTAATCGGGTTATTTCTAGTTGCTATTAGTTTTGTTGTTCTAAATTCAACTTCTTGGATGGGGATTTTAATTGTTGGAATGTTCTTAATGACAGTAGGAGAGATGATTGCTTTTCCGTTTTCGAATGCATTTGCAGTTCAAAGAGCTAAAAAGGGAAATCAAGGAGAATATATGGCATTGTATGCAATTGCATTTTCTTTGTCACATATTTTTAGCCATAATTCAGGAATGCATTTGGTTGCAAAATTTGGTTTTGAAGTTACCTTTAATTTCTTAACAATTTTTGGGTTAATTGGTGTTGCAATTCTGTTTTGGTTGATGATACTCCTAAAAAAAGAAAAAACGGTTTAA
- a CDS encoding DUF1684 domain-containing protein, translating to MKKITILFSLLFIMSCNSQDKRPLMGETEYQKELNASYKDASKSPLKKKDLKNFKGLDFFPIDSTFIVTAKLTKTENAPTFEMATTTDRKPIYKEYGILNFTLKGKECQLTIYQSQDNLRDEKYKDYLFLPFTDDTSGEDSYGGGRYMDVMTTDENPDGTIRLNFNNTYNPYCAYNDKYSCPLTPRKNHLDLEIKAGVKVFKKH from the coding sequence ATGAAAAAAATTACGATACTTTTCTCTCTATTATTTATAATGTCTTGCAATTCACAAGACAAACGTCCATTAATGGGCGAAACCGAATATCAGAAAGAATTAAATGCAAGTTATAAAGATGCATCAAAATCACCTTTAAAAAAGAAGGATTTAAAAAACTTTAAAGGATTAGATTTTTTCCCTATAGATTCTACTTTTATTGTCACAGCAAAACTAACAAAAACAGAAAATGCGCCAACTTTTGAGATGGCAACAACTACAGACAGAAAGCCAATATACAAAGAATACGGAATTTTAAATTTCACTTTAAAAGGGAAAGAATGTCAGTTAACAATTTACCAAAGTCAAGATAATTTGCGTGATGAAAAATACAAAGATTATCTGTTTCTACCTTTTACAGATGACACTTCTGGCGAGGATTCTTATGGTGGTGGACGTTATATGGATGTAATGACTACTGATGAAAATCCTGATGGAACAATTCGACTAAACTTCAACAATACTTACAATCCATATTGTGCTTATAACGACAAATATTCTTGCCCATTAACACCCAGAAAAAATCATTTAGATTTAGAAATAAAAGCGGGCGTTAAAGTTTTTAAGAAACATTAA
- a CDS encoding crotonase/enoyl-CoA hydratase family protein, protein MNEFVTYQSEEKYAIITIINGKANAISNEVIAGLNISLDKAAQDGKIVILTGTSGIFSGGFDLKVMSKSVESAKELVTKGSKLSLRMLSFPKPIIIACNGHAIAKGAFLLLSADYRIGVEGDFKIGLNEVMIGMTMHNAGIAIAKSRLSEVYVNRSVNNAEIFNSKDAVKAGFLDVIVPENQLLPTAIKVAEMFTKLNKKAHAATKLKVRKPHLEALENAIELDLKSDIFINV, encoded by the coding sequence ATGAACGAATTTGTAACCTATCAATCGGAAGAAAAGTATGCAATTATTACCATTATTAACGGAAAAGCAAATGCGATTTCTAATGAAGTTATTGCGGGTTTAAATATAAGTTTAGACAAGGCTGCACAAGATGGTAAAATTGTAATTTTAACAGGGACTTCTGGTATTTTTTCTGGCGGATTTGATTTAAAAGTGATGTCAAAATCGGTAGAATCTGCTAAAGAATTAGTAACAAAAGGTTCTAAATTATCTTTAAGAATGTTGTCTTTTCCGAAACCAATTATTATTGCTTGCAATGGTCATGCAATTGCAAAAGGTGCGTTTTTATTACTTTCGGCAGATTATAGAATTGGTGTAGAAGGCGATTTTAAAATTGGTTTAAATGAAGTAATGATTGGCATGACCATGCACAATGCAGGTATTGCGATTGCAAAATCTAGACTTTCTGAAGTGTATGTAAATAGAAGTGTAAATAATGCAGAAATATTTAATTCTAAAGACGCAGTAAAAGCTGGTTTTTTAGATGTAATTGTTCCGGAAAATCAGTTGTTACCAACAGCAATTAAGGTTGCAGAAATGTTTACAAAACTGAATAAAAAAGCACACGCAGCAACTAAGTTAAAAGTTAGAAAACCACATTTAGAAGCTTTAGAAAATGCAATTGAATTAGATTTAAAAAGTGATATTTTTATAAATGTTTAA